The sequence TTtacaaggggtggtggtggtggttagagaTGCAGAGATGTGTACACTACTTCATCACTATCTCTGTTCATAAAAATAACGCAACATGTCTAACATGAGTGGTTAAGAATTACACTAAATATGCAAGCTAAGAGATTATTAATCTTTTCTGTAGCAAAACACCTTACTTAAATGCTATCATAGTAAGATTCAGTAATAGATAGGGTAATATTCAGATTATACGAGAGTAAAATTGAACTACTGTAAAATGTTTTAcagatttacaaaatattttacaatAGTTTTCCAATATTAAATACTATTACATATGTTATGATTTCAACAGTTTGTAAATATTTGGTGttagaaagtgctatcaagtcatagctgatttatggcactccctgctggggttttaaaGGCAGAATAACAGTGGTGGTTTaacatcgcctgcctctgcaactcttctttggaggtctcctatccaattactttAAAAAAGCCAAATATTATTTAATTATATGAAATTTATGCTGTCATTTACATACTCTATTCTATGAAATTCATATCCTTCTGCTAGTTTCACTGGCAGTTGTCATAGTTTTTGGgatatttaaataaaatcatAAACTCAAGCAAGTTTCACTATTCTCAGATAATACAgtaatgattttctttttaaagaagccaGACAATATTATGCCTATTATAGTTCCATTTATTTCATCATCACATTTATCTATTGAATTATTTAGTGCACAGCAGCATACATATTTCACTGTGCTTCATTTTACTGTAACAACTATGTTGTGAATTAGGTTAGGTTGACAGAGAATATCTGGCTCAATGTCATCCTGTGAATTTCATGGTCAGTGGAGAACTGAACCTTTGTCTCCCCAGACATAGTCCAATGCTCTAAACACTATGCCATAATGACAGTTTTAGGAGCAATGGCTACAGATCTTTCCAATCCAGCTGTTGATACTAAGGAGATGTGCCTTTCAGAAAGGCATGAATGTGCAATAAATCTTGCTGCAATACTTTTTCTCTGAAAAAAGCCTGTGTTAATTAAGGGAAAGAAAGCATGCTGGTACAATAAAGAAGATCTAGACTTGGAAAACAATATTCTCCACCAAACAATATCTCAAACAATATTTCTTTCACGAATTTATGTCCAATCATAGATTTAGTTCTTCACAGTGGAAATAGCAGGCTCTACTAAAAGCAGCTACCTGTCCTTGGATTGGATCCCTTACAACAACATTCAGGACACGTTTGTAAGGAAGGCAAAGAAAAGAAGATACTTTGCAATACTCTGTGTGCTTTAGGCCAAGGTTCCTGAATAGTATGAATTAAAACAAACTTATGGAAATTGCTATAGAAAGGTCTGAGCTAAAAACAGTCAATCTGAGCAAGGTCACTTGAATGGAACTTCAGTCCCACTCAGTTTAGATGACGTTTTCATTGTGTGTTAAAACAGCTCTTACTGAAATTTTTTTCACTGGATAATTAACAAAGTGGGAACTCCCTGCCTAGATAAGTGATTTGATCTGAGATTGCCTAATAACAGCAGGGAGGTGGACAACCCACTGAAACAAACAATATGTAAAGAAGTGGTTGTGTTACAACTAGGTCAATTTGTATATAGTGGCATGTTAATTACATATTGCTGGAAAGGAACTTCACTTGGTGTGTGTACACAGCAGTTTATAGAGCTACTATTCCCACTACTTGATCAGTTTGAGTGAGAGGATCCTAGCTCTCAAATGCTACCACGCAATCCATATCTAACATCATTTTAGCATTTGATGCAACTGTGTAAAGAAAACATGTTAATAGGGTTTTACAAAGATAGTCAAAATAAAAGAGATGGGCCAACATTATTTTCTAGTAGACTGGAGCAAAAGCAAATTCTCAGAATTGTGCTGTAAACCTACAAATGTTTGAAAACTTGAAGCGATGTTATCTTCCAGTTTGGGAGGAAAGTTTTCATAAACAGTTAACTAGAATGTTAGTTCTACTTGTAGgagtttttattgtatttcaggcTGTACCTATCCAATTGCTGATAAACcatctctcttcctttttctcaTTCTCTCTCACTTCACAGGAGACTTGAGAGACCAGTATGCAGATAAAATGATATTTAAGGGCTATCACATTGGTTATACTATTCAGTTACTACCAGCTGAAGCTGTTAAGATGACAGAGTCCTGCTTTCAGTCTCTAAGTATGGAACTATAAGACACAATACCCATGCTCAATTTCCACACACAGTTGGAAGAGGAAAagcagcaggtggtggtggtggtggtggtggggagaaactGACACAGGAGTTTAGACCAGACAAACACTGCTTTTCTTATTCATCAACTGAATGTAGGTACTTAGCTATGCTAAACAATTAAGCTCAGATTTTGAAAGAAGTTTGTTAGTTTAACAGAGTGGAGAGATGCAATAAGAAACAACCCAGTCCTATGAATAACTGTTTCAGCACAGCATAGAAATTCGTAGGGTTGTAACCACAATAATCTTCTAACAGATTTTTCAGATTATAGATAAATTCAGTTTGCAAATCCAGTCCTAAATGTCACTTGAAGCAAAAATGAATGGGAATCTTGCAGCACTTCAAAGACTGACACTCTTTTTTGTCCACTAGATTCCTGCTTATTTTTTCTACAATTGAGGAACACTACAACTGTTCTGGGACATTTAATTTGGGGATCTCACTAAAATCAGTGAGATTTATTACTGGTGACATGTTTGGATATAAAAGTTATCAATATTTAAGGCTGGACAATGCAATGTTAGTTATTGTACTAAATACGTTTCTGACTAAATTAGAATTCGAAAACAGTTATTTTCTCAGTTTTTTACTTGCATCTGCAGAATACCACAGGAAAGCTCACTCAAGACAGGAAATTACAATAACtctaaaaacaaatttaaaattgtCTGCCTGAAGCAATTACGGCTCTTACAAAAGCATTATATAACTTCTTATCTCAGAAAGCTGTTTAGGTCTATCAGCTTAGCACTTTTCTCTGCCACAGAGGTAATCCTAGCTTAGGTGAGGCCAAGCCAGCAGCTGTGCAACTAGTTTAGTTGCTTTCCATACCTGTGGTGATAGAATGTGATGAACATCAGCTCAGCCTGGTTGGACCACTTTCTGAAATAAGTTCCATTAGAGTCTCATAGTCAGCATATTCGCTTAGGGACTGTATCATTTCATCTAGCAATTCTTCTCCCAAGAGGAATTTTTCAATATGATACACCGATCTGGTTATTCTGTGATCTGTAATTCGATCCTGTGGGAAGCTGTACGTTCTGATCTTCTCAGACCTCCCTTTGGTTCCGATCTATTCAGAAGACAATACATATCATATATTGTTAACATACATCAGTGTTTGTTGAATACTGAAACAACATTATTTTTCATGGAAGTAGTTAAAAGTTCCCTTGGGAAAAGATGAAATAATGTAATGTAGCATCATTAATACACATCGTAGTAACCACAAAGAAAAAACGAAGAACTggctggggaggaggtggagggtaGGAGATATATATGAAGGACCTTCTTGAAATATAAAGAATCTCAACTTTCATTTAAATTATCAATAAACCTCTATCTTAACTAACACATTATTTTGTGCTTTGGTAACGGAAATTAACACAACAGGCTACATAGTTACAAAAAGCAAATGATCCTTATATAATTTAAAAAGCTTGAGAACAATTTAAAAGATTGCCCAGTATGTATGAACTCATTTAATGACTCTACATAACCTCCACCCTTCCCACAGCTGAACAGATGGCATATTATGTGTGGGGTGGTCTCTATATATCTACTTTCAGATATGGACAAAGGGGTAGAGCCAATAGCACAGCAATAACTTCAAAATCTACCACTGAATGCAGAGATCTCTGGACTAGGGCTCctcctgtgtgtgcatgcacacacaggtcAACACTGGACATTGGGAATTATCCCCATCCCAGGAGTGAATGATAGAAGGCTCCCACTCATAACTATTCTCTACCAAGACCAATTTTGCCTGCATCTCAAATTAAGATGGGGCCTCAACACTTGTCAATTTTTAGGTGTACGGTAAGTTTCATAACATGTTTTTATGTCCATTCCTATCAGTGTGATAAATACatacagactctctctctctctcacacacacacagcttagaTCTGTAAATTTAAGCAAATAAGGAATTGTTAAAAGATCTAATTTTTGTTAATTGATAAATGTTATAGTTAAAGGTGTATCATTGTCTGTACTTTCAAAAAACTCCATTTCTTTTCTGCATCTCTTACTATGCCCCCATTAACATCCTGAGTTTCCACCCTGCATCTCTGCCTTGTCTTCCAACTGCTCCACCCAAATTACATTATCATGCTTCCTCGCCATACTTTTCACATCAGCCTCTAGAAATATTGTCAAAGTAAACATTACCTGAATCTTTCTAGCAGTGTCTCTCTTTCTTGACTCTTCTTCAAGTTTGATACTGTATAATTTGGCACGAAGCATTTGCATAGCCATTTCTTTATTTCTGATTTGAGATCTTTCTTGTTGACATTCAGCTACCACACCTACAGTGATAAGAAATGTAATGTTAATTGCTTGGGATAAATTTTGGTTGTCATAACCAAAGAATATAGACAGGTTTCTTGAGGCGCGCTGTAAACCATTTTAGACCTGAATTGGAAAAATGATATACACCacgcaaagataaaatgacaagagGATGGGGAAAGTGTTTCTCAGTATTTAGGGATAAAACATGAGACAAGTGTCTGAGCATGAAAACCGATTTTGAAAGAAACTAACTCACCTGTGGGAATATGGACTATTCGTACAGCACTGTCTGTAGTGTTTACATGCTGACCACCAGCTCCACTAGCACGCTTTGTTTCAATATGCAATTCCTTGGGATTAATTGTCAGATTTATCTGCAGCCAGAAATGACACACTGCTTATCCTTTGAAAGTTACAGACCACTGAGCTAATAAATTGTTTTTATTCCAACAAGCAACATAGAATTTTTTACTGGAAGATCCGACACCTTTTACAACAATTGTTCTATACTTTCTGAACACAGGGAGGGGACAAATAACTGAAATGAATTCAAGTGGAGTCTCCGAAAACAGAATGAGAACAAATACAAAATATCATACCTCGTTTGGTTGTGGTAATACTGCTACTGTCATTGTGCTAGTATGAATGCGGccttgtttctctgttttaggtATGCGTTGTACACGATGTACTCCTCCTTCAAACTTCATGTTCCTATAAGCTTCAAGGCCTACTACACTGGCAGACGCATGTCTCAAACCACCTTAgattaaaagggaaaaaactttttgtcagtccctggcaggtagacccctcaaacccatccacagtgaacacacattggttccagcaaAAGTAGCTTTATTAcaatctatgcagttcaggtacTATGCTGTGCTCCATCACGgggtttggcagaagtgacaattcaaatcaagcaatcTCTGTCATAGTTGACTTTCCcatgctccaaatgacagttaaggtttagGCGCGCAAACCTGCacgagttctgtgagaatctatttagttatgactatgcatcaggtatacaataaagtattcccagcatctgggaagagtAGTGAAAGCTGGCATTTAGACACATCAAGGTCATAGCCGAGacttgcatatttctctaagataaccggGGAGGCCCATTCTGGATCCTAAGCAAGTAACTTCTGCAATATGATTTTTAATGATCAGAGAGAGTACACATCAAGTTAGCAATAAggcagtatagcttcagcatattgtggcacaagcaatacaacaacaatacaacagacaaccatggcatggctgtataCAGACATGACACTCTTGAATGTAAGCATATACTACACTACAACTGGAAGAGCTTGTTAAATGATACAGTGATGCAAAAGATTTTTAGCCCAGAAGGAAAATATGCCTTTTAAATTTTTACTTAGTGCATATTTTGAGGCAAGTttatattatttaatttttatattatttataattaATATTACTCTGACCACATCAGAGGGATGTGACGATTCTCACAGCAATGAAACTTTAGGAGATCAGATTTCCTAGGAACATTAGAGACTTCTGCTTCTCCATGTCTGAAATCTGTTGTCTTCTTCCCCATATTCAActggccacaccttttaaaatggttCAAACTCATTTTTAAAGATAAACAATTGTAAATCCTAGTCTTGGATACAAAGATAGAAGTAGGTTATTCTCCTCTGTGCCCTGTAAATTTCCACTTACATCTATAGAAATATGAGAGAAAATAATACTACATGAAATGTCATTttaatttaggattttttttcatttatagtctacctttcttactGGGATTAAATGTGGATTAAAAGTATGCTAGAGCTATTTAGTTAATCCATAACCTGCCCAAAGAAGATCTTGGACTACTTACCTATATCACTGGACATATATTCCAGAATTTCAAAATTCCAACTTTTATATGCAGCATAGTGTAAACAGCATTGCTTCTTGCCCCCCAACTCCAGCAGTCACTTCTAGGATGAGATCACTTTCATCTGTTTCTTCTGAAGGAATCAAATGCAATACTATCTGCAACATACAACAGCATGacctttaaacatttttttttactaacaGTAAATTATCTTTCACCTGACCTGCATATCTTACTGGAATGGCATAAAGTAAAACCACTAGTACATGTGTACATTTATTATGGCAGTTCTTCAGTATGCCTCTGGTATTTGTAAAGTAGATAATGTTAGTAACTCCCCTCTAATTCAGCAAATAAGGCCCCCCTCCACCACATACCAGTTCTAGTATTTACAGCTACACATTTTACATCATTCACAAGTACCATCATTCACTTTATAGCAAGGGGAAACCAGGTTAGACAGTATCGGTAATTGGTTTACTTCAGCAACAACAGGAAGCCTTAAAGCTTCATGTCCCTGCTGCCATTAAACACTTTCATATGACAATATTCCTTAAACTGATGGTGGGACCCTATCTGAATGGTCTATTGCACCTCCATTACCCATACAAGAACCGCAGAATTTCCTCTCCATCACAATACACGATCTTGGCACTTGgctcagaactgacaaaaggaaggatttttaaaaatgcagagttAACACATGTAATTCACCACCAAAGGATGTGGAGACAATTTGCTTAAAAGGGGTAGGCAATTTCAAGAAAGATAGGTCTGTCAGT is a genomic window of Eublepharis macularius isolate TG4126 chromosome 1, MPM_Emac_v1.0, whole genome shotgun sequence containing:
- the MTRF1L gene encoding LOW QUALITY PROTEIN: peptide chain release factor 1-like, mitochondrial (The sequence of the model RefSeq protein was modified relative to this genomic sequence to represent the inferred CDS: inserted 2 bases in 1 codon); translated protein: MWRCLVPNLLWRQRRQCGLSAILAQRPGWQNPTRRSLTGLPNLHELFAMPALQRFMERQQQPEHCSSPRSQLTALIRLLGAKEQELRDTELLAREDENEDLQKLAEKEVASCYKEIAELKLQIVLHLIPSEETDESDLILEVTAGVGGQEAMLFXHYAAYKSWNFEILEYMSSDIGGLRHASASVVGLEAYRNMKFEGGVHRVQRIPKTEKQGRIHTSTMTVAVLPQPNEINLTINPKELHIETKRASGAGGQHVNTTDSAVRIVHIPTGVVAECQQERSQIRNKEMAMQMLRAKLYSIKLEEESRKRDTARKIQIGTKGRSEKIRTYSFPQDRITDHRITRSVYHIEKFLLGEELLDEMIQSLSEYADYETLMELISESGPTRLS